A region from the Salidesulfovibrio onnuriiensis genome encodes:
- a CDS encoding sigma-54-dependent transcriptional regulator — MSAMILVVDDDKAHLSMLETMLKGWGYAVEGVEDGADAIERVKEGPFDAVLMDVRMTKVGGIEALGRIKEYNPAIPVVIMTAYSSVDTAVEAMKLGAYDYLTKPLNFDELKIALERSLDHMTLIRENQSLKERISEDASLTSIIGNSDPMRELVGMVKTVASTEATILISGESGTGKELFAKAIHTNSNRKKAPLVTVNCAALTDTLLESELFGHEKGAFTGADKKRDGRFMQADGGSIFLDEVGEIPMPMQAKLLRAIQEREIQRVGSDKVLKVDVRIIAATNRDLLAEVEKGTFREDLYYRLNVVNLWIPSLRERGEDVPLLAAFFLKRFSERNRKPIKGFTPTAMDALVKYDWPGNVRELENAVERAVIMAAGEYVSERDLPPAVTRHFESAGGSNGGQPLVGGKSLQEIETVAIEETLAQTGGNKSETAKLLGISRTTLDNKIRKYGVDVAK, encoded by the coding sequence ATGAGCGCCATGATCCTGGTTGTCGACGACGACAAGGCGCACCTCTCCATGCTTGAAACCATGCTCAAGGGGTGGGGGTACGCCGTGGAGGGCGTCGAAGACGGCGCGGACGCCATCGAGAGGGTGAAGGAAGGCCCGTTCGACGCGGTCCTGATGGATGTCCGCATGACAAAGGTCGGCGGCATCGAGGCCCTGGGCCGGATCAAGGAATACAACCCGGCGATTCCGGTCGTGATCATGACGGCCTATTCTTCGGTCGATACCGCCGTAGAGGCCATGAAGCTGGGGGCATACGACTACCTGACCAAGCCGCTCAACTTTGACGAGCTCAAGATCGCCCTGGAGCGGTCCCTGGACCACATGACGCTCATCAGGGAGAACCAGTCGCTCAAGGAGAGGATCTCGGAGGACGCCAGCCTGACGAGCATCATCGGCAACAGCGATCCCATGCGGGAACTGGTCGGCATGGTCAAGACCGTGGCTTCGACAGAGGCCACGATTCTGATCTCCGGGGAAAGCGGTACCGGCAAGGAACTTTTCGCCAAGGCAATTCATACGAACAGCAACAGGAAGAAGGCTCCGCTGGTGACGGTCAATTGCGCGGCCCTGACCGACACGCTTCTGGAGTCGGAGCTCTTCGGCCATGAGAAGGGGGCGTTTACCGGAGCCGACAAGAAGCGGGACGGCAGATTCATGCAGGCCGATGGCGGCTCGATCTTCCTGGACGAGGTCGGGGAGATTCCCATGCCCATGCAGGCCAAGCTGCTGCGGGCAATCCAGGAACGCGAGATTCAGCGGGTCGGCAGCGACAAGGTGCTGAAGGTGGATGTCAGGATCATCGCGGCGACCAACAGGGACCTCCTGGCCGAGGTGGAAAAGGGTACGTTCCGGGAGGACCTGTACTACAGGCTCAATGTCGTGAACCTTTGGATTCCCTCTTTGCGGGAGCGCGGAGAGGACGTGCCGCTGCTGGCCGCGTTCTTCCTGAAGCGGTTTTCCGAGCGCAACAGGAAGCCCATCAAGGGCTTTACCCCCACGGCAATGGATGCGCTCGTGAAATACGACTGGCCCGGAAATGTCCGCGAACTGGAAAACGCCGTGGAGCGGGCCGTGATCATGGCCGCGGGGGAATACGTGTCCGAGAGGGATCTGCCTCCGGCGGTCACTCGGCATTTCGAAAGCGCCGGTGGCTCCAATGGCGGGCAGCCTCTTGTCGGGGGCAAGTCCCTGCAGGAAATAGAGACGGTCGCCATCGAGGAGACCCTTGCGCAGACGGGCGGCAACAAAAGCGAAACCGCCAAGCTGCTGGGCATCTCCAGGACAACCCTGGATAACAAGATCAGGAAGTACGGGGTTGATGTCGCGAAATAG
- the hpdC gene encoding 4-hydroxyphenylacetate decarboxylase small subunit has product MKLEYRDTREFIPVDVDKGIDRLTGEFVQADAEAPKGYTQLPKCKFCANYVEEASFKGICGASTQEPKFMAYGDMTAITCEMFEAK; this is encoded by the coding sequence ATGAAATTGGAATACCGCGACACCCGTGAATTCATCCCCGTGGACGTGGACAAGGGCATTGACCGCCTGACCGGCGAATTCGTCCAGGCCGATGCCGAGGCTCCCAAGGGCTACACCCAGCTCCCGAAATGCAAATTCTGCGCGAACTACGTGGAAGAAGCATCCTTCAAGGGAATCTGCGGGGCCAGCACCCAGGAACCCAAGTTCATGGCCTACGGCGACATGACCGCCATCACCTGCGAGATGTTCGAGGCGAAATAA
- the hpdB gene encoding 4-hydroxyphenylacetate decarboxylase large subunit yields the protein MAKTFKEVMADAGISMDFQACGTAPTEIVDREIVLEPHDRVKKLKNIFMKTLSSANNEFPYWYTREYMKLDSEIPVVRRAKALKRAFSNLTPVIYPGEKLVMHKAPFFRGSFPMPWLSEGFYVAKEDELYQDAMKRGSASADEHSKFGQGGGNVVASFGKVISIAGKFGMRQEEVPALIELSKMWVGKSVDDLGHKYEQMVPNYETKEKIMRNIVCMFDSGYTLPQGREVINYYYPLEYGFDGIIKIAREMKDKVAGRADGDGMVGMNRLYNYEAVIHVVEGVQKWILNYAEEARRLEAAEKDGTQRKEYAEIAECLEWIAHNPPRTFREAFQMIETIHLAVLNEDAISGMSPGRIGQVLYPYFEQDIEAGRLTEDEALELLELDRLVKTSIDCFASMGVVGGVLSGNTFNTVSVGGLDKDGKSAVNRLEYLVLKAAASNAMPQSTIALLYDEKLPEDFLVLAAEVIKTGAGYPAFMNNQIAQDFLLSHYGPEGMHIEEARAWAIGGCLETSAGCWKPLHLNGKEYWIPGGCGQPTSVGVHFVSMPKILELTLYNGIDQRSGEQVFQPHGKRLDTYEELWEQFKLYWQEAVDVLALTNNIQHDVWRKNNMAVFNSMLKPDCLENGHLINELGYRYNATYNVESTGTVTCVNSLAAIRKLVFDDKKVDLETFKKALKENFGFRTAHEVNSFSIADQQKRDDDDGKWDELHFQCLQAPKYGNDEAYADQILLEWENFFCPDCYNYESLYGHPMYPCQISVSTHGAMGSATIASPDGRLAGTTFADASLSAYPGTDRNGPFALMNSASIWDHSMSQNSQLNIKIHPSAIKGVEGSRKLVDLTKAYMRKGGFHVQYNVVDSKMLRKAQDNPDEYRDLMVRVAGFTQYWVEIGKAVQDELIARTEYEGV from the coding sequence ATGGCTAAAACATTCAAGGAAGTCATGGCTGATGCGGGCATCTCCATGGATTTCCAGGCGTGCGGCACCGCACCCACGGAAATCGTGGATCGCGAGATCGTCCTCGAACCTCACGACCGCGTGAAGAAGCTCAAGAACATCTTCATGAAGACCCTGTCTTCGGCCAACAACGAATTCCCCTACTGGTACACCCGCGAATACATGAAGCTCGACAGCGAGATTCCCGTGGTGCGCAGGGCCAAGGCCCTGAAGCGGGCCTTCAGCAACCTCACCCCGGTCATCTACCCGGGTGAAAAGCTGGTCATGCACAAGGCTCCCTTCTTCAGGGGCTCCTTCCCCATGCCGTGGCTCTCGGAAGGCTTCTACGTGGCCAAGGAAGATGAACTCTACCAGGACGCCATGAAGCGCGGCTCCGCCTCCGCGGACGAACACTCCAAGTTCGGCCAGGGCGGCGGCAACGTGGTCGCCAGCTTCGGCAAGGTCATCTCCATTGCGGGCAAGTTCGGCATGCGCCAGGAAGAGGTTCCCGCCCTGATCGAGCTCTCCAAGATGTGGGTCGGCAAGTCCGTTGACGACCTGGGCCACAAGTACGAGCAGATGGTGCCCAACTACGAGACCAAGGAAAAGATCATGCGCAACATCGTGTGCATGTTCGACTCCGGGTACACGCTGCCGCAGGGCCGCGAGGTCATCAACTACTACTACCCCTTGGAATACGGTTTCGACGGCATCATCAAGATTGCCCGGGAAATGAAGGACAAGGTGGCCGGTCGCGCCGACGGCGACGGCATGGTGGGCATGAACCGCCTCTACAACTACGAGGCAGTGATTCATGTTGTTGAAGGCGTGCAGAAGTGGATCCTCAACTACGCAGAGGAAGCCCGCAGGCTGGAAGCCGCCGAAAAGGACGGCACCCAGCGCAAGGAATACGCCGAGATCGCGGAATGCCTGGAATGGATCGCTCACAATCCCCCGCGCACCTTCCGCGAAGCCTTCCAGATGATCGAAACCATCCATTTGGCCGTTCTGAACGAGGATGCCATTTCCGGCATGTCCCCCGGCCGCATCGGACAGGTTCTGTATCCCTACTTCGAACAGGACATCGAGGCCGGACGACTGACCGAGGACGAAGCACTGGAACTGCTCGAACTCGACAGGCTCGTCAAGACCTCCATCGACTGCTTTGCTTCCATGGGCGTTGTCGGCGGCGTTCTCTCCGGCAACACCTTCAACACCGTATCAGTAGGTGGTCTGGACAAGGATGGCAAGTCCGCGGTCAACCGCCTGGAATACCTGGTGCTCAAGGCCGCCGCGTCCAACGCCATGCCCCAGTCCACCATCGCGCTGCTCTACGACGAGAAGCTGCCCGAGGACTTCCTGGTGCTGGCCGCCGAAGTCATCAAGACCGGCGCGGGCTACCCGGCCTTCATGAACAACCAGATCGCCCAGGACTTCCTGCTCTCGCACTACGGTCCCGAAGGCATGCACATCGAGGAAGCCCGCGCCTGGGCCATCGGCGGCTGTCTGGAAACCTCGGCCGGATGCTGGAAGCCCCTGCACCTGAACGGCAAGGAATACTGGATCCCCGGCGGCTGCGGCCAACCCACCAGCGTCGGCGTCCACTTCGTGTCCATGCCCAAGATCCTGGAACTGACCCTGTACAACGGCATTGACCAGCGCTCCGGCGAACAGGTCTTCCAGCCGCACGGCAAGCGCCTGGACACCTATGAAGAGCTCTGGGAACAGTTCAAGCTCTACTGGCAGGAAGCCGTGGACGTGCTGGCCCTGACCAACAACATCCAGCACGATGTCTGGCGCAAGAACAACATGGCCGTGTTCAACTCCATGCTCAAGCCGGACTGCCTGGAAAACGGCCACCTCATCAACGAACTGGGCTACCGCTACAACGCCACCTACAACGTGGAATCCACCGGCACCGTCACCTGCGTGAACTCGCTGGCCGCCATCCGCAAGCTGGTCTTCGACGACAAGAAGGTCGACCTGGAAACCTTCAAGAAGGCGCTCAAGGAAAACTTCGGTTTCCGCACCGCCCACGAGGTCAACTCCTTCTCCATCGCCGACCAGCAGAAGCGCGACGACGACGACGGCAAGTGGGACGAGCTGCACTTCCAGTGCCTGCAGGCACCCAAGTACGGCAACGACGAGGCCTATGCGGACCAGATTCTCCTGGAATGGGAGAACTTCTTCTGCCCGGACTGCTACAACTACGAGTCCCTCTACGGCCACCCCATGTACCCCTGCCAGATCTCGGTCTCCACGCACGGCGCCATGGGTTCTGCAACCATCGCCTCCCCGGACGGCCGCCTGGCCGGCACCACCTTTGCGGACGCCTCCCTGTCCGCATACCCGGGCACGGACCGCAACGGCCCGTTCGCACTCATGAACTCCGCCTCCATCTGGGACCACTCCATGTCCCAGAACTCCCAGCTGAACATCAAGATCCACCCCAGCGCCATCAAGGGCGTGGAAGGCTCCCGCAAGCTCGTGGACCTCACCAAGGCCTACATGCGCAAGGGCGGCTTCCACGTTCAGTACAACGTGGTGGACTCCAAGATGCTCAGGAAGGCGCAGGACAATCCGGACGAATACCGCGACCTCATGGTCCGCGTTGCCGGCTTCACCCAGTACTGGGTCGAGATCGGCAAGGCCGTGCAGGACGAACTCATCGCAAGAACCGAATACGAAGGGGTTTAA
- a CDS encoding glycyl-radical enzyme activating protein — translation MYKLSETATADNVAASQVTGLVFDVQGHSVHDGPGTRTTVFLNGCPLSCVWCSNPEGLFRKPVMMHRETRCQCCGKCIQNCPHGAASVQEGRLVFDRALCDACTTHDCLDTCYHEAVAISGKRYTVDELMRIFQRDRQFWGSVGGVTFSGGEPLLQKPFILEVLKRCKESYIHTCVETTSCIETGFYLEAMRHIDWVFTDIKHMDSEQHRQLTGVGNELILKNIERLATADWDGVIIPRIPVIPGKNDSEENIEATVRFIRDIGLDVVNMLPFHRLGESKYRQLGKTYALAEQTPPPDERMQDLKRIAEANGLYCFIGWDTPF, via the coding sequence ATGTACAAGCTCAGTGAAACAGCCACAGCCGACAATGTCGCGGCCAGCCAAGTCACCGGACTGGTCTTCGACGTGCAGGGGCATTCGGTCCACGACGGTCCGGGCACGCGCACCACGGTCTTCCTCAACGGCTGTCCCCTCAGCTGCGTCTGGTGCAGCAACCCGGAAGGCCTGTTCCGCAAGCCCGTGATGATGCACCGGGAAACACGCTGCCAGTGCTGCGGGAAATGTATCCAGAACTGCCCGCACGGCGCGGCTTCCGTGCAGGAGGGCCGCCTGGTCTTCGACAGGGCGCTCTGCGACGCCTGCACCACCCACGACTGCCTGGACACCTGCTACCACGAGGCCGTGGCCATCAGCGGCAAACGGTACACCGTGGACGAACTCATGCGCATCTTCCAGCGCGACCGGCAATTCTGGGGCAGCGTCGGCGGGGTGACCTTCAGCGGCGGGGAGCCCCTGCTGCAGAAACCGTTCATCCTGGAAGTGCTCAAGCGCTGCAAGGAGAGCTACATCCACACCTGCGTGGAGACCACCTCCTGCATCGAGACCGGCTTCTACCTCGAAGCCATGCGGCACATCGACTGGGTGTTCACGGACATCAAGCACATGGATTCCGAACAGCACCGACAGCTCACGGGCGTGGGCAACGAACTCATCCTGAAGAACATCGAGCGTCTGGCCACGGCAGACTGGGACGGGGTCATCATCCCCCGCATCCCGGTGATCCCGGGCAAAAACGACTCCGAGGAAAACATCGAGGCCACGGTCCGCTTCATCCGCGACATCGGCCTCGACGTGGTCAACATGCTGCCCTTCCACCGACTCGGGGAATCCAAGTACCGCCAGCTCGGCAAGACATACGCCCTTGCGGAGCAGACCCCGCCGCCGGACGAGCGCATGCAGGACCTGAAGCGGATCGCCGAGGCCAACGGGCTCTATTGCTTTATCGGATGGGACACGCCGTTCTAG
- a CDS encoding zinc resistance protein, with product MKKSIIALALIVAAGIAFVTTDAMAWGNGNCGNWGGNAYNAQTIDTKAYQDFMSSTQKLRADIAADRAERAAIMAGTNPDAKRVRALTEQISEKIATLNEKATALNLPPYGMGRGMGAGMGPGMGHGRGHGRGMQGANGYNNNCPWW from the coding sequence ATGAAGAAGAGCATAATTGCATTGGCACTGATCGTGGCCGCAGGCATCGCATTCGTCACCACCGACGCCATGGCGTGGGGTAACGGCAACTGCGGAAACTGGGGCGGCAACGCCTACAACGCACAAACCATCGACACCAAGGCCTACCAGGATTTCATGAGCTCGACGCAAAAGCTGCGCGCCGACATCGCTGCGGACCGGGCAGAACGTGCGGCCATCATGGCGGGCACAAACCCCGATGCAAAGCGGGTTCGCGCCCTGACCGAACAGATCAGCGAAAAGATCGCCACCCTGAATGAAAAGGCGACGGCCCTGAATCTCCCGCCCTACGGAATGGGACGCGGCATGGGAGCGGGCATGGGCCCCGGCATGGGACATGGCAGGGGACACGGACGCGGCATGCAGGGCGCCAACGGCTACAATAACAACTGCCCCTGGTGGTAG
- a CDS encoding MFS transporter, whose translation MKDKSKLYGWSVVFASWLALFCLFGYRATFSILKVPMSADMGWSQAEVTLGYSFMMMFYAIFAFLCGMILDKWGTKPVYFLGAIFGAAGFYVTSYATNLYFYYASYGVLAGIATGMLWVSSTISVRKWFVGKNYAKMFGIAFMGAPMSQVIMSLFVKESLAGAQGDAWRSAMQLLGLLTLACLLVAAALAKRNPEDYGMTASGEMPSPAGAAKEYVWGIKEAFSTYPIWCVILTFLTSMLAEFLVWTQMVSYWTSDLGISLNKATNLYVTIGVVGIFSMPIMGIIADKVVQASKCESQGRKRMLIFGPLTGAAACALLLFQTATSMALGVVACFIFAVYWAVVPGGVVGYTGAVYGRKTLGKIWGLATLIVMGIGPFIGPLIGGYLKDASGSYTYSILFALGSFIVSLMLASTLPLSAEPATSVAEAPATEA comes from the coding sequence ATGAAAGACAAGAGCAAACTGTACGGATGGTCGGTGGTCTTCGCCTCCTGGCTGGCCCTCTTCTGCCTCTTCGGGTACAGGGCGACCTTCTCCATCCTGAAGGTTCCCATGAGCGCCGACATGGGCTGGTCCCAGGCGGAAGTGACCCTGGGCTATTCCTTCATGATGATGTTCTACGCCATCTTCGCATTCCTGTGCGGCATGATCCTCGACAAATGGGGCACCAAGCCCGTGTATTTCCTGGGCGCCATCTTCGGCGCGGCCGGTTTCTACGTCACCAGCTACGCAACCAACCTGTATTTCTACTACGCCTCCTACGGCGTCCTGGCCGGGATCGCCACGGGCATGCTCTGGGTTTCCTCCACCATCTCCGTGCGCAAGTGGTTCGTGGGCAAGAACTACGCAAAGATGTTCGGCATCGCCTTCATGGGCGCGCCCATGTCCCAGGTGATCATGAGCCTGTTCGTCAAGGAAAGCCTGGCCGGCGCGCAGGGCGACGCCTGGCGCTCGGCCATGCAGCTCCTCGGCCTGCTCACCCTGGCCTGTCTGCTCGTGGCGGCCGCCCTGGCCAAGAGAAACCCCGAGGACTACGGCATGACCGCCTCCGGCGAAATGCCCTCCCCGGCGGGTGCCGCCAAGGAATACGTCTGGGGCATCAAGGAAGCATTTTCCACCTATCCCATCTGGTGCGTGATCCTGACCTTCCTGACCAGCATGCTGGCGGAATTTCTGGTCTGGACCCAGATGGTCAGCTACTGGACCTCGGACCTCGGCATCTCCCTGAACAAGGCCACCAACCTGTACGTGACCATCGGCGTGGTGGGCATCTTCTCCATGCCCATCATGGGGATTATCGCTGACAAGGTGGTCCAGGCCTCCAAGTGCGAGTCCCAGGGCCGCAAACGCATGCTCATCTTCGGCCCGCTCACCGGCGCGGCCGCGTGCGCCCTGCTGCTGTTCCAGACCGCAACCTCCATGGCCCTGGGCGTCGTGGCCTGCTTCATCTTCGCCGTGTACTGGGCAGTGGTTCCCGGCGGTGTGGTGGGCTACACGGGCGCGGTCTACGGCCGCAAGACCCTGGGCAAGATCTGGGGACTGGCGACCCTCATCGTCATGGGCATCGGGCCGTTCATCGGGCCGCTCATCGGCGGTTATCTCAAGGACGCTTCGGGCAGCTACACCTACTCGATCCTCTTCGCCCTGGGCTCCTTCATCGTCTCCCTGATGCTGGCATCCACCCTGCCGCTCAGCGCCGAGCCCGCCACCAGCGTGGCCGAGGCTCCCGCCACCGAGGCTTAG
- a CDS encoding sigma-54 interaction domain-containing protein, with translation MEGLKPEPGGWKRAGTDSQELEGGTFEIKAFAEGIQVFENIERFSEMKHLIEFQRKVIDYCADALMVVDKAGIIVYINDSFCEVHNVRIDEVLGKHVTDVIDNTRMHVVAQTCTAEHDHFQDISGQPYVVSRIPIVENGECVGVVGMIRFRYMEEVQLLTDKIRRLQKKIKDLRALRSAHLDTKYSFDNIIGVAEKIRLAKDICMQAAQTDATILLQGESGVGKEVFAQSIHAHSPRSGGPFIRLNCSAIQQSIIESELFGYEEGAFTGARKGGRKGKFELAHEGTIFLDEIGDMPLSAQVKLLRVIQEKEVERLGSEKLIDVDVRIIAATNRNLKEMVAEGTFREDLFYRLNVIPVVIPPLREVPEEIPRLAKSFWQRISRKHGIFHKVLTPRAILVLQNHHWKGNVRELKNVLERLLVMVRHDHICEQDVQRVLIQSTVSPENEDKMFDEGKFGLTALVEKTERRAIRSALATAEGNRSKAAKLLGISRPLLYKKMAKYGLDTQD, from the coding sequence ATGGAAGGCTTGAAGCCGGAACCGGGCGGCTGGAAGCGCGCGGGCACGGATTCCCAGGAGCTGGAAGGCGGGACCTTTGAAATCAAGGCCTTTGCCGAGGGTATTCAGGTGTTCGAAAACATTGAGCGTTTTTCCGAAATGAAACACCTGATCGAGTTCCAGCGCAAGGTTATCGATTACTGTGCGGACGCCCTCATGGTGGTGGATAAGGCGGGCATCATCGTCTACATCAACGACAGCTTCTGCGAGGTGCACAACGTCCGCATAGACGAGGTGCTCGGCAAGCACGTCACCGACGTCATCGACAACACGCGCATGCACGTGGTGGCCCAGACCTGCACCGCGGAGCACGACCATTTCCAGGACATTTCAGGTCAACCCTACGTGGTTTCGCGCATTCCCATCGTGGAGAACGGGGAATGTGTGGGCGTGGTGGGCATGATCCGCTTCCGGTATATGGAGGAGGTCCAGCTCCTGACCGACAAGATCCGCCGGTTGCAGAAAAAGATCAAGGATCTGAGGGCGCTGCGCTCGGCCCACCTGGATACCAAATACAGCTTCGACAACATTATCGGCGTGGCCGAGAAGATCCGGCTGGCCAAGGATATCTGTATGCAGGCGGCCCAGACCGACGCCACCATATTGCTGCAAGGCGAATCCGGCGTGGGCAAGGAGGTCTTTGCCCAGAGCATCCACGCCCACAGCCCGAGGTCGGGCGGTCCGTTCATTCGGCTCAATTGCAGCGCCATCCAGCAGAGCATCATCGAGTCCGAGCTGTTCGGCTATGAGGAGGGAGCCTTTACCGGTGCGCGCAAGGGCGGACGCAAGGGCAAGTTCGAGCTGGCCCATGAGGGCACCATTTTCCTGGACGAAATAGGGGACATGCCCCTTTCCGCGCAGGTCAAGCTGCTGCGGGTTATCCAGGAAAAGGAGGTGGAGCGGCTGGGCAGTGAAAAGCTCATTGACGTGGACGTGCGCATCATTGCGGCAACCAACAGGAATCTCAAGGAAATGGTCGCCGAGGGTACCTTCCGTGAGGACCTTTTCTATCGGCTCAACGTCATACCCGTGGTCATTCCGCCCCTGCGGGAAGTTCCCGAGGAGATCCCCCGGCTGGCCAAGAGCTTCTGGCAGCGCATTTCCCGGAAGCACGGCATATTCCACAAGGTGCTGACCCCGCGCGCCATCCTCGTCCTCCAGAATCACCACTGGAAAGGAAATGTCCGGGAACTGAAGAACGTGCTGGAGCGGCTGCTGGTCATGGTCCGCCACGACCACATCTGCGAGCAGGACGTGCAGCGGGTGCTCATTCAGAGCACGGTGTCCCCGGAAAACGAGGACAAGATGTTCGACGAGGGCAAGTTCGGGCTGACCGCCCTGGTGGAAAAGACCGAGCGCCGGGCCATCCGGTCCGCCCTGGCCACGGCCGAGGGCAACCGGTCCAAGGCCGCCAAGCTGCTCGGCATCTCCAGGCCCCTGCTTTACAAGAAGATGGCCAAGTACGGGCTGGATACCCAGGATTAA
- a CDS encoding SHOCT domain-containing protein, giving the protein MFGIIWMILLVLVVVYLGSKLFHGVGPRQGGGPDRDDSLRIIREKYAKGEITADEYEHMKAVLSK; this is encoded by the coding sequence ATGTTCGGAATCATCTGGATGATCCTTCTCGTGCTGGTCGTTGTGTACCTGGGGTCCAAGCTCTTTCATGGCGTCGGCCCCCGGCAGGGCGGCGGACCGGATCGGGACGACTCGCTGCGAATCATCAGGGAAAAGTACGCCAAAGGCGAGATCACGGCCGACGAATACGAGCACATGAAGGCGGTCTTGTCGAAATAG
- a CDS encoding ATP-binding protein, protein MTKRFNNILGSISPWVVIGMSLILVAVVLVLAAMNYNREKQYMGRVLSEKGAALIKSFEAGTRTGMMGLFGDGPTLQVLLEEISTQPDILYIAVVDASGEILAHSDEDQIGRKFSTAEAMAGLNATEETQWRVVDTPGAPKAFEAYKLFLPVAKERPRSRHRGSTHHRGRRMMQGLMWGDSGNASGESCQPGWMRGLKRDKILDPVERPVIFIGMDVAPFEAAVAEDVSLTLTMSGILLLLGLGGVMSLFWMQSHLRSRKLLQDSRALTAEIVSNIPEGLVVCDSEGRITYVNEIVMNQLVRQFESPAQLVGQQASALLPAELWELRSLVDREHPVVERELELGLNGGRKLPISAVVTDILADDGTHVGQLFMVRDLSQVKELQAEIRKADRMAAIGHLAAGVAHEVRNPLSSIKGYATYFGSLFEKDSENRKAAEVMTSEVDRLNRVISELLEMARPADIKLRNTDVAALLEGSLRLVRQEAEASGVSVSLDIAEDVGAVDLDPDRLTQAMINLYVNAVQAMPEGGRLDVRADREEDALRLTVADTGPGLPHGDVSRIFDPYFTTKQAGTGLGLAIVSKIIEAHSGEIRVEHTGPEGTAFTILIPIEKEGAYT, encoded by the coding sequence ATGACAAAAAGATTCAACAATATTCTGGGAAGCATTTCGCCATGGGTCGTTATCGGGATGAGCCTCATTCTCGTGGCCGTGGTGCTTGTGCTGGCCGCCATGAACTACAACCGCGAAAAGCAATACATGGGGCGGGTGCTCAGCGAAAAGGGTGCGGCCCTGATCAAGTCCTTTGAGGCCGGTACCCGGACCGGCATGATGGGACTGTTCGGCGACGGCCCCACCTTGCAGGTGCTGCTGGAAGAGATTTCGACCCAGCCGGATATCCTTTACATAGCCGTGGTGGACGCGTCCGGCGAGATCCTGGCGCACAGCGACGAGGACCAGATCGGCCGGAAGTTTTCCACCGCCGAGGCAATGGCCGGGCTGAACGCCACCGAGGAAACCCAATGGCGCGTGGTGGACACGCCGGGCGCTCCCAAGGCGTTCGAGGCCTACAAGCTGTTTCTCCCTGTCGCGAAGGAGCGTCCGCGCTCCAGGCATCGAGGCTCCACGCACCACAGGGGAAGGCGGATGATGCAGGGGCTGATGTGGGGAGACTCGGGGAATGCGTCCGGGGAATCGTGTCAGCCGGGCTGGATGCGGGGGCTGAAGAGGGACAAGATACTGGACCCGGTCGAGCGCCCCGTGATTTTCATCGGCATGGATGTGGCGCCTTTCGAGGCGGCGGTTGCGGAAGACGTTTCCCTGACCCTGACCATGTCCGGCATCCTGTTGCTTCTGGGGCTTGGCGGCGTGATGTCCCTGTTCTGGATGCAGAGCCATCTGCGGTCCAGGAAACTGCTGCAGGATTCCCGGGCCCTGACCGCGGAGATCGTCTCCAACATTCCCGAGGGGTTGGTGGTGTGCGATTCCGAGGGGCGTATCACCTATGTGAATGAAATCGTCATGAACCAGCTGGTCCGACAGTTCGAGAGCCCCGCACAGCTCGTGGGGCAGCAGGCTTCGGCGCTTCTTCCCGCCGAGCTGTGGGAACTGCGCTCCCTGGTGGACAGGGAACATCCGGTGGTCGAAAGGGAGCTGGAGCTTGGGCTGAATGGCGGGCGGAAGCTGCCCATCTCGGCGGTGGTGACCGACATCCTTGCCGACGACGGAACGCATGTGGGGCAGTTGTTCATGGTCCGCGACCTGAGCCAGGTCAAGGAGCTCCAGGCGGAGATCCGCAAGGCGGACAGGATGGCGGCCATCGGGCATCTTGCCGCGGGCGTCGCCCACGAGGTGCGCAATCCCCTGAGCTCCATCAAGGGCTATGCCACGTATTTCGGCTCCCTGTTTGAAAAGGACAGCGAGAACCGCAAGGCGGCCGAGGTCATGACCTCGGAGGTCGACAGGCTGAACCGGGTCATTTCCGAACTCCTTGAAATGGCCCGCCCCGCGGATATCAAGTTGCGGAACACGGATGTTGCGGCGCTCCTCGAAGGCTCCCTGCGGCTGGTCCGGCAGGAGGCCGAGGCCTCCGGGGTTTCCGTCTCGCTGGACATCGCGGAGGACGTGGGAGCGGTGGATCTCGATCCCGACCGCCTGACGCAGGCGATGATAAATCTCTACGTCAACGCGGTCCAGGCCATGCCGGAAGGGGGAAGGCTTGATGTCCGGGCGGACAGGGAGGAGGATGCTTTGCGGTTGACGGTGGCGGATACGGGACCGGGGCTTCCCCATGGGGACGTGTCGCGCATTTTCGATCCGTATTTCACGACCAAGCAGGCGGGCACCGGGCTGGGGCTCGCCATTGTCAGCAAGATCATCGAAGCCCATTCCGGCGAGATCCGGGTAGAGCATACCGGGCCGGAGGGAACGGCTTTCACCATACTCATCCCCATAGAAAAAGAAGGAGCATACACATGA